TCCCATGCTTAATCTGACTAGTCCAAGTTCTACTCTGAATTAGTCTGATAATCACCTTCTTATGGATGCCCCGCGCAGTCGAGTACTGCAACACCATGGGTACTTGTCAATGTGTTGGCTCTTGTATGAGTGTGAGGTACGATGCTCAAAAGGGCGATCCTATTAAAGATAATGAAGAATACAATAGTTTTGGGGAGTGATACCGCTTTCCAAATTAGGTTGACTATGGAAGTCCAGGGacgcttatttatttatttgttttttggctgtggtGGTCAAAGAAAGCCACTCATCACTAAATCTAGTTGCAACAGTGTCAGGCTTGTACAACAATCCATGATAAAAGTGAATCAACTGTAATAATAGATATGAAGCATAGCCCTGCCAGAACCATATTTAATTTTGACCAAGAATATCCTTCTGTTTCAACATTGGGAGTGTGGCTGATTGGATGCCGTAGCGAGATTGGCTTCTAACCCAGAGCCTGACTGCCCTTTGAACATTTAACAACAGCTTCTCTATAGAACACGTCCAAGCACAAGATACTGAAAACTGACTAGAGCCACTGTACCTAAATTGGGCATGAGTTTATGGTGCAAGGTTCAAAATTGAAATTGATCAAAACAGAGTAATGAAAACACTTAAGGTTAATCTTTTATTCAGGTGTGTGCAGAATACATAAACTCATATTCAAACATTATAAATTGAAAATGGTATGTACAGTTTGGTATGGACCAAGGTCAAGTGTACTTACTGCACCTGCCGCAgataccaaaaagaagaaaactgaCTTCACATTAGTGCAGAATCAAAATAAGTCACCAAATCCAACACAGTCTGCCACTTCATGTGGACCAAATACACATCAGATTATCCAACACAGGCTATATTATTTCTCATAGAAGTGCCTATGAGTGCATCATTCAGTGATTTGTGCTTGCAAACCATTCAGAAAAACAAACGTACACCACTGTACCACAGCCATCCCACCCAGAGAACTACATGAATGTGCAGCTCTCGCTGATTGAGCCCTATTCCAATATGCCAGCACACTTCATCGAACCCAGCAAATACCTCCCTGTTCTGCACAGACCCAGCACAAATCTGTCCAAAACACGAACACTTGCACGTATAGTCCGGTCATTGAATCCAGTACACATGCCACTGTTCGAAACAGCTGAGATACACCACGAGTAATACTTGCTCACCTAAATGTATGAACTGAATGCAACCCCTAGATATCCTACTTAATATGCATCCTTTCTGCTTTCAAGTACTTGAACATGTGCACCATTCCCTAGCCAATTCATGTCCCACTGTTTCACATGGGTTGAATACGCATTTGTACGAATTTCAGATTGTCATTCATGCAGACATAACTGAAATCAAAGCTTGCCTTATTTACAAATGCACcaagtacatatttgtatattccgAATATGTACAGAGCTCAACAAGTTAACACTTACTCCCTGGATTATTGCACATTATGTGAGTTTAGTAATGCAATCACTGTTATTTATGAGTTATACATTTAGGCCTGATAACTAGTGAAATGTTTACGTTCAAGTGGCTGTGTTAAAGTCATGAAGGCTCAGACTCTGTGAAGTGCAGGCTATAAGATGGCAGGTTAGTGTCTTCACGTGGCCAAAATGTTAAATTATAGCTCTCCACAAACGGCTAAATTTTCTAATACTATCTTAACACATATCTAATATGCCACATAAGACGCAGTCTAACCCAGTACATTGAGATTATGTGATTCAGGGTTTGTAGGCGTTTTGTAGCGTGTTACTGATGTTGTCTTATGTAGTTCCTGAAAAAGtaattatttgtcttttgtttgtaGAAAATGAATGGCtggtcacccattgcggtggagTACCATCCTCTAAAAGCAGGAAGCATTGATGGCACAGATGAGGAACCACATGACCGTGCTGTTTCAAGGGCTATCTTGTCACGATACGTGCCAAATAAAGGTGTCTGTGGAGACCCTCATCTTACACTTTTTGTTGCTAGATTAAATTTACAGACAAAGGAGGAGAAACTAAAGGAGGTATTTTCCAGATATGGAGATATAAGAAGAATTCGTCTTGTCCGAGACCTGGTAACTGGATTCTCAAAGGGTTATGCATTTGTAGAGTACAAGGAACAACGGTCCATATTAAAAGCACACAGAGATGCAAATAAACTTGTTATAGATCAACATGAGATTATGGTAGACTTTGAGTTGGAAAGAACCTTAAAGGGTTGGATCCCCCGGCGCTTTGGAGGAGGCTTCGGAGGTAAAAAGGAATCTGGCCAGTTAAGATTTGGAGGCCGGGACAGACCCTTTCGAAAACCTATCAATTTGCAGAACGATTCTTACTCTGAGAGATATTCAGAAAGACATGGACCTCCTCGTGAGAGAGTGCGGGAATGGAGGGAAAGGGGCAGAGACCACGAATGGAACAGAGACAGCAGGtggcaggaggagcgaccccgggTTGGATGGCAAAGTGCGAAAGACAAAGAGGACTCGAAAGATGAAAGAAGCAGAGATAGAGAACGAAGGGACAGGGAGAGACCGcgaaaagagagggaaagagaaaaaagCAGGGACAACCACACCagaaaacaaaaggaagaagaTGAAAACAAGTAGATCTATGTCactggcttttttttttgtttttgtattttttttttactttttaactttcTCAAATTCACCAGTCTTTTGAGCTTTCTATTTTTCCCTAAATGTTTGCTGGGAAAAACAGAGTTCGTAATTTTTTTTTATACCACTTGTGACACAAACAGTTGATGATTTGAACTTTATTATAGTTTCAGAAATGTAATAGAGTTTGGGCATTTGAAGTAACATCCAAGCCCTGTAAACTCAGTTACTTTGAAAATTTCTTTGAACAAACAAAATAAACCTTGCAGTGATGTAAGTGAGAACAATGAAACCCGTTTCAATGATTTAGATAAAAAAATGTAACCCCAATTTACTTTAAATTTGTAATGAAAGTGATGAAGCCGCTACAAGGTGCACTTTCCAATGGGTATGGCGAGCACATCATGGTCCGCTTCCAAAACACATGGTGGCCAGATTCCATAATGGCAACCTAGCACATTATACTTTGTTGTGTAGTGGATTGCAATTCACTGCCTGCACAGGGCTTAGGTACACACAAAATGTGACCACAAGCCCACACATGCCATTCCCCATCCCCCAcatgtgtaatttcaggaattaagCATGCATTCAATAATGTTCTTCCCACACTTTCTGAGAGTATCAGCAGTTTGCATATGACTTTCCTTAATAAAAAAACTTCTAAGTTATCAAAAATTGTACATTGTATTTAACAAACCACTTAGTCAACCAGATACTCACCAGCTGTGCAACCAACAAAATCAAAGTAAAATGTATCATATCTtagtaatattaaaaacaaaatacagacaACTCGCCTACAATACTAGGCCTGATGTTGAAGGATTCCGGAAACACAGCTTATATTGTTCTTCATTAAACAAGTATATTTCTTTTGAATATTATTCCCCTGTATACACTTGTACGTTTGAGCTTTCAAAGACAGGCTGAACTAGGCTTGATAGCTTAAAATAACTTTAAATGATAAGCCTGATTGGCAGAAGCTCATTAATCAGGACAGTGTGAAGTTTAAATATGAgccaaaagttttttttcaagTCTTTATTTCTGCTAGACTAGCAAATTATCAGCCTTatcaaaaaacatttgcaaagaatATTACAAAGCCAGGCACCACTAACAAAAACATTTATATATCTAAGGAACAGCATGAGACTGATGGCTTTTTGCACAATAAGAACTTACAGTGGTTAGGAATTTCTTTTATGCAAACAATATAATTTTGAATAAAAGTGCACACACATTTTTCCATTCGCGAATGACTCCCTACTTGGAAATTAtcaatcttttattttttaatatgtgtgGGACAATGCGTGCCCATCGATAAGAATGTTGTTGGGGCTGGTGGCACAGTGGACTAATACATACATTCCCGAAACCTGTACTTGACCTCATagccacaggttcaaatcctggcaggtcCACCTAGCCCTTCATCCTTCAGAGGACAATAAAATGAGTACAGCTGAGATGGGTAGCAATACATACCTGTTATTCAGCATAACGATTCCCCAATGGTTGaacgtgcactttacaaattcgtTTGTGTTATTGCAAGTCACCAATGAGTTTGAATTAATCTTTCCatataaaatattttcatttttggtaGACTTAGTGTTAGACTTTCGTAGCTTTAAAATTTGTAAAAACGGTACTTCATGTATTGCTCACATTTTGTGACAAAAAATAAGGTTGTGAGAAGTGTCTGTAGGTCAGTCTAACCAGTTAAAAAGACCTATTTAATGTAGAACTCCTAATCATATCTAAATATCTATACAATTAAGTACTGAATTAAAAAAACGAGTATTTTCTGCATTCCCACAACATACGAGCTAAAGTGCCAGAAATGATCCAGAAGGATATAGAAACTCATGTCCATTATATTCTATATGCTATTTTTTGTTGT
The Pleurodeles waltl isolate 20211129_DDA chromosome 11, aPleWal1.hap1.20221129, whole genome shotgun sequence genome window above contains:
- the SNRNP35 gene encoding U11/U12 small nuclear ribonucleoprotein 35 kDa protein — encoded protein: MNGWSPIAVEYHPLKAGSIDGTDEEPHDRAVSRAILSRYVPNKGVCGDPHLTLFVARLNLQTKEEKLKEVFSRYGDIRRIRLVRDLVTGFSKGYAFVEYKEQRSILKAHRDANKLVIDQHEIMVDFELERTLKGWIPRRFGGGFGGKKESGQLRFGGRDRPFRKPINLQNDSYSERYSERHGPPRERVREWRERGRDHEWNRDSRWQEERPRVGWQSAKDKEDSKDERSRDRERRDRERPRKEREREKSRDNHTRKQKEEDENK